A window of Paraburkholderia sp. PGU19 genomic DNA:
CGTGCACGTGAAGCCGGGTGAGCGGGTCGCGGCGAAAGACCTGCTGATCGAGCTGAAAGGAGCGGAGTAGGGGGTGGTCTTGATCTGCGTGCAATTTTCCGGTCAGACGGATCGGGACTGGGAGCGGCTTGCAGAGCCGGCACCATTAATTAGATCTTGTGTAGCCTGAAAGTAGTCAAGGCCTGAGTCGTAGGATAAATGGTTTCAGGGCTTCGTAAAAGTCGGTCCTTGCGATTACGTCGCGCCGGTAGGTAGTGGATAGCCCCGGAAACTCCATTTGAGGGGCACGCTGCCTAGTTATGCTCGCGAATAAACTGTCCGGTGCGTTCGCGCAGGTGCGCGATGCTGGTATGGCTGGCATGACTCAATATCCGGGGCCTGTAGCGCGCAAACCCTGGCTCGATCTGGTTGACCCAACTCCGGTGCAGCGGCGGGAAATGGAAGTGAAGCCGGCTGCGATGGCGGATATATTCAAACTCCCGACGACGCACCCGTCCCACCGCCAGCGCAAGCCCCGGATGCTTGCGCTCAATGGCCTGGATGCCGATCTTCTCGTCGATGCCGAGCGCCGCCGCGTTTCTTTCTGGGTGCGGCTCGCGATAAGGATTGCAGATCACATTGACCTTCTCGCGAAAGGCGGGGTGGGGACTGTGTAGCCATCGATGGACCCGGTGGTAGCGTGCGTCGCCGGCCAGCAAGATCCGCTGAAACATGGCTACAGCCGATCTGTTCGACGATGCGGCGCTGGATTTCTCGCACCACAATCTCGTCGAGCGCCGGCGAGCCTCTCTTTTGCGGTTCCCGCGCTTCGCAAGCCAACGTAGTCAACTGCAGTCGCGTTGCTTGAGCAATGCGGAGCGGACGGGCACTGCGCTCACCTTCTCGAATGCCCTGTCCGCCTTGCCGTGCAATGCGCTTGCGCCACGTGCTGACCGTCTGCAACGAGGCACCGAGGCACTGAGGCACCGAACTCTCGCGCGATCTCGATAATCGAGTGTCCTCATGTGTCCACAACCCAATTCGAGCCCGCATCACATGCCGCTGCGAGGCCGATTTGAGCGATGTTGTACTAGACAGTTCGAAGGGTCACCTCGCGCGCGCGGAATTGTGTTTTTGCGTCGCGAATAATGATCAAAGCGTCCTTTGAGGCGCGCGAGGTAACGCCTGGCGGCAGCATCCAACGGCAATGCCGCTTCTGTTCTATCGGTCAAATCTTCCATTTGATTTACTGAGTGCCAACGTCACCACCTGCGTGTCCACGCAAAGGCAAAACCCGATGAATGTCAGTGTTTTCGACCTGTTCAAGATCGGCATCGGCCCATCGAGTTCGCACACAGTCGGCCCGATGATCGCCGCCTGCCGCTTCGCTTCCCATATCGAGGACGCGAACCTGCTCGCGTTCGTGCGCCGCGTAAAAGTCGAGCTGTACGGCTCGCTCGGCGCGACGGGCAAGGGCCACGGCACCGATAAGGCCGTGCTGCTCGGCCTCGAAGGCCATCTGCCCGATACCATCGACCCCGACCTGATCGAACCGCGCCTCGTCGATATCCGCAAGGGTAAGCGCCTGTCGCTGCTCGGCAAGCACGAGGTCGGCTTCGAAGAGAAGGAGCACATCGCGTTCTTCCGCCGTCTGATGAGCGGCACGGGCAGCGTCGTGCATCCGAACGGCATGCGCTTCCAGGCCTTCGACGAGAATGGCCAGCTGCTGGTCGAGAAAGAGTATTACTCGGTCGGCGGCGGCTTCGTCGTGAACCGCGAAGGCGACCGTGTCAACGGCGTGCGTGCGGGCGGCGAAGTGCCGTATCCGTTCCGCACCGGCGACGATCTGATGCGCGTGTGCCGTGAAAGCGGCCTGTCCGTCGCGCAGGTGACGTTCGCCAACGAATGCGCATCGCGCGCTCCGGAAGACGTGCGCGAAGGCCTGCTGACGATCTGGCGCACGATGGCCGCTTGTGTCGAACGTGGGTGCAAGATGCATGGCGAACTGCCCGGTCCGATGCGCGTGAAGCGCCGCGCCGCCGATCTCACGGTGCAACTGCGCACGCGTTCGGAAGAGTCGCTGCGCGATCCGCTGTCGATGCTCGACTGGGTCAACCTCTATGCGATGGCCGTCAACGAAGAGAACGCCGCCGGCGGCCGCGTCGTCACCGCGCCGACCAACGGCGCGGCAGGCGTGATTCCCGCCGTGCTGCACTACTACGTGAAGTTCGTGCCGGGCTCGAACGAAAACGGCATCGTCGATTTCCTGCTGACGGCAGCCGCCATCGGCATCATCTACAAGGAAACGGCGTCGATCTCGGGTGCGGAAGTGGGCTGCCAGGGCGAAGTGGGCGTCGCGTGTTCAATGGCTGCAGCGGCGCTCGCGGCCGTGATGGGCGGCACGCCGTCGCGAGTCGAGAACGCCGCTGAAATCGGCATGGAACACAACCTCGGCATGACCTGCGACCCGGTCGGCGGCCTGGTGCAGATTCCGTGCATCGAGCGCAACGCGATGGGCGCGATCA
This region includes:
- a CDS encoding L-serine ammonia-lyase; protein product: MNVSVFDLFKIGIGPSSSHTVGPMIAACRFASHIEDANLLAFVRRVKVELYGSLGATGKGHGTDKAVLLGLEGHLPDTIDPDLIEPRLVDIRKGKRLSLLGKHEVGFEEKEHIAFFRRLMSGTGSVVHPNGMRFQAFDENGQLLVEKEYYSVGGGFVVNREGDRVNGVRAGGEVPYPFRTGDDLMRVCRESGLSVAQVTFANECASRAPEDVREGLLTIWRTMAACVERGCKMHGELPGPMRVKRRAADLTVQLRTRSEESLRDPLSMLDWVNLYAMAVNEENAAGGRVVTAPTNGAAGVIPAVLHYYVKFVPGSNENGIVDFLLTAAAIGIIYKETASISGAEVGCQGEVGVACSMAAAALAAVMGGTPSRVENAAEIGMEHNLGMTCDPVGGLVQIPCIERNAMGAIKALNASRMALKGDGQHYVTLDNVIKTMRETGADMKTKYKETSRGGLAVNVIEC